The window CGAATCCCGCTCGGTGCCGAGGGCGCTCGCTCCTGCGCGGGCGCCCTCGGCGCAACCCTCACGCCGCCGGCCGCGCGATCGCATCCGATGACCGGCCCCGAACAGACCGCCCCCGCCCCCTCGGACACCGAGCTGGTGGATGCCGCGCGCCACGGCGACAGCGACGCATTCGCCGAGCTGTGGCGGAGGCACTCCAGCGCGGGGCGCACCGTCGCCCGGTCATTCAGCACCGAGGACGCGGAGGACGTCGTCGCCGAGGCGTACGCACGCGTGCTCAGTGCGGTGCGCTCAGGCGGCGGCCCGCGCACGGGATTCCGGCCCTACCTGTTCACGACCATCCGGAACGTCGCCGCCGCGTGGGGCGGCTCGCGCGTGGACGTCCCGATCGATGACGCCGCGACCATCGAGGACCCGACTTCGACGGAGGCGGCCGGCCTGGAGGCCCTGGACCGCTCGCTCACCGCCCGGGCGTTCCGATCCCTCCCGGAGCGGTGGCAGGAGGTGCTCTGGTACACCGAGGTCGAGCGGATGGCACCGGCATCCGTCGCGCCGCTGCTCGGACTGACTCCGAATGGCACCGCGGCGCTCGCCTACCGCGCGCGAGAGGGCCTTCGCCAGGCGTGGATCCAGGCGCACATCGCGGAGAGCCCGGCCGGTTCCGACTGCCGCTGGACCACCGAACGGCTGGGCGCCCACAGTCGCGGCGGTCTCGGGAAGCGGGAGACGGCACGGGTCGAGCGGCACCTCACCGACTGCACCCGCTGCACGATCGTGGCCGCGGAGGCGCGCGAGGTCGGCTCGCGACTGGCACTGATCCTGCTGCCGCTGCTGCTCGGCGTCAGCGGCGCGGCCGCGTACACCGCCGCGGTCCGCCGGGGAGCTGCGGCGGCGGCGAGCGCCCTCGGCGCGACCGTCGCTGCCGCGGGTCCGGGCACGCCGGTCCCGGTGCGGCCGGGCCGCGTGCGGCTGGGCCGCCGCGGGTCGAGCCGCGGGTCAGGCGTCGGGTCAGGCGCAGTGGGCGGCGTCATCCTGGCGGTCGCGGGCGTGGTGGTGGCGGCGGGAGTCGCCGGTGCGGTCGTCCTCGGGCCGCAGCTGCTCGGCTCGCCGGCGCGCGAGGGCACGGCGAACGCTGCCGACTCCGCGCCGGCCTCCACGAACCCCGGCCGAACAGCGCCTCCTGCCGCGGCGCCTCCGGCCGCTACGCCTCCCCCCGCGGCGGCGGCGCCCGGAGCGGCCGTCGCGCCCGCCGATCCGGACGACGCCGGCGGCGGCGCGAATGCGGAGCCGTCTCCCGCCACCGTCCCGGTCACGGCGTCCGTCCCGGCGCCATCCCCCGCTCCCACAACGAGCTCTCCGACCAGGCCGCCGGTCCCGTCCGAACCGGTCGTCCCGAGCACCCCTCCACAGACGCCGATCGCCCCACCGGTCATCCTCAGCGCGGACACCGGCACCGGAGACACTGCTGGTTTGCTGGCGCCCGTCCTGACCGGCACGGCGGAACCCGGCGCCACAGTCGCGATCCTCGACCACGGTGCGCCCCTCGCCACGACGACCGCGGACGCCGACGGCGCGTGGACGTCGCCCGAGTTGCTCCTCGTCTCCGCCGACTATGCGCTGAGCGCGCAGCAGACGACGGCCGACGGGAAGACATCCGAGCCGTGCGCTCCCCTCTCGGGCACCGTCTCCGCCCCCTCGATCACCGCATCGGGCGCCCCCGGTACGGTCTCACTCACCGTCGCCGGAATCCCGGGCGCGTCGGTGCAGGTCTGGGCCGACCGCCGGCCGAGCAGCTACACGCTGACTCTGGATGCCGCGGGCGAGGCCGCGCAGGTCTACGGCTGGACGGCAGGCGACCACCGCATCGGAGCCGTCTACCTGTTCGGGGCGCGGCGCGGCATCCTCGCGGACGTGCCCGTCACCCTGCCCTGACGCGCGCCCGGCGGAGCGGTGTGGCGGTGGGCCGCGCCGGGAATGCACGGCCCACCACGACCGCCTCAGGGGGCACCGTTCCGGCGGGCCGAATGCGACGGGACGGGCCGGCCCGATCGGGCGACCTGCTTAAGAGATCGCCCGCGGACCGGATCATGACGCCGTTCCGGTGAAACGAACATCCCGCCTGGCACAGGAGCACCAGGCGGGACGTCGCGAAGAGAAGAGTTCCCGATCAACCCTTCTCCTGAAGAGACTGCGCCCGGCACGACTTCATGACGCGGGGGTGCGGCGGGGAGGTTCCCGTCCTCCCCGCCGCTCGACGGAGAGGCTTACCCTTGCTCTCCTTCGGCCGGTCGCCGACCAGATCGGGTCTGGTTCATCGCTTCCGGAGTGTGGGGCGGCGGCGCAGCAGCATCAGGCCGATGCCGGCCACGAGGGCGGCAAGCGCCGTCAGTGCCCAGGCGCCGGACGCCAGCAGGTCGCTGCCGGTGCTCGCCAGACCGTGCACGCCCGGGTCCGTCACCGTAGCGCACGCGGTCGCCGCGTCGCCGCAGCGTCCGTCACCGGTGGAGGCGTCCCACGGGCCCGCGGGCATCTCCACCGTCGCACGGTTGGTGATGTCCTGCGGGGCGATCAGCGTCGCGACCACCGTGATCGTCGCGGTGGCTCCACGAGCGACACCCGGCAGCACCCAGTGGAGGTTGCCGTCGGCGGTCGTCGTGGCCGCGGGGCTCGTGCGGGTGACGCGCAGCCCGCCCGGGAGCAGGTCCGTCACCGCCACATCCTTCGCGTCGAGCTGGCCGTCGTTCGTCACCGTGATCGTGTAGGTGATGCTGTCGCCGACCGCCGCCGTGGGCCGGTCCGCCGCCTTCGCGATCTTCAGGTGCCCGACATCGAAGCGGTTGGTGACCGTCACGGTAGCCGCCGCGCCCGCGCCGATCACGACCGTGCCGTCGGCGGGGTCCATCGTGGTGGCGGTGGCGAGACCCGCATCCGTCTCGGTGATCGAGCAGGATGCGCCGGCGATGAGGCCGTCGATCGTCGCGGTGTAGCCGTTGGCCTTCGAGAGGACGACCTTCCCGCCGTCGGCCAGGGCGATCGGGGTGACCACGCCGTCCACGTCGTAGGTGCAGACGACGGCCATGGTGAACGGTCCGGCGCCGAAGGACGCCACCCCGTCGCCGATGCGCTTCTTGTCGATGACGAGCGAGCCGGTAGCGAAGGTGTTGGTGATCGTCACCTCGGCAGGCGCGCCGGCCGGAACCGTCACCCCTCCGGACGGCGTCACCGCGACGGCCGTGGCGCCGCCCGTACCGGTCTCGGTCGTGTCGCAGTGGGCGCCCTGGATGAGGCCCGTCACCGTCGCGCTGTAGCCGTTGGCCGCATCCAGCGTCACCTGTCCGCCGTCGGGCAGCGGGATGGTGAGCGTCGCGCCGTCCTTCTGCCAGGTGCAGACGAGCTGCGCCGTGAACGGTCCGTCGCCGTAGCGGGCGACGCCGTCGCCGGTGCGCTGCTTGACGATGCTCACGCTGCCGGCCGAGAAGGTGTTGGTCACGCTGACCGTCACGGTCGGGATGCTGCCGTCGGCGGCGCCGGGGATGGTGACGGTCGGCGTGTCGACGGTGTGGCCGGTGGCGCCCCCGTCGGTGGTCTCGGCCACCGAGCACTGGGTGCCGACCGGGAACAGCCCGGGCACGGTGAGGGTCTCGCCGCCGCGGATCACCACGTCGCCGTCGAACAGGGTCTGGTCGCCGTCATAGACGCACGTCGCGTGGACGGTGAAGGGTCCGTCGCCGTAGTCGCCCGCGGCATCCCCGTCGACGATCTTGGTGATCGCCAGCGCACCGGCGGCGTAGTGGTTGACGATCTCCGCGGTCGTCGGCTGTCCGCTGTCGCCGAGGGCGATCGTCGCCTGGCTGCCGTCCGTGGCGGCCGCGCCGTCGACCGAAAAGCCGACGTGGTTCGGAGCCGCGGCGGCCCCGGCCGGGTCCGTCTCGGTTACGACGCAGGAGGCGTGTGCGGGCAGGCCGGCGATGGTGTGCGACTGACCGTCCTGCAGGGAGAACGCCGCGTCCCCGGCGGCGAGCGGGATGCTCTGGCCGAGCGGGGCGGTGCACGTGACGCCGACGCCGAACGGCCCGAAGGTGCCGGCCGTCGCGGCCGTGTCCACGTGCTTGGAGACGGTCAGGTCCGCGGTGCCGTAGTCGTTGACGATGGCGACCTTCTGGGCAGCCGGGACGGGGGCCGTGGCGTCGGCCGCCGCGATCGTGACCGAACCCGGGGTGACACTTCGGCTGGACTCGCCGTACGACCCGGCGGAGCCGTGCTCCGTCACCGCGCACTGCGCGCCGGTCGGGATGCCATCGATGCGGGCCGTGTACTGGTTCGCCGCGCTCAGCGTGACGGAGGCGTTGGTCCCGAGATCGACGGCGACGCCGCCCACCGTGCACGAGACGTCGGCCTGGAAGCTGGCCGGGGCGTATTGCGCCGCCGCGCCCGTGACCGTCTTCGTGATCTGCAGCGGGCCGCCGGTGAGGATGACGCCCGCCTTGATCGGCTCCTGCGGTCCGGCCGGCTGCGAACCCGAGACATAGGTCGGGTAGAAGCCGAACGAGTTCCAGGCCCGGACGGCGGTGACTGGCGCGGAAACCGGCGCGCGGTGGTCTCCTGCGGCGGTGGTCGGGATGTTCGTGCTCGTGTAGGTGACCTTCACCGTGGCGCCCGCGGCCAGCGTCCCCGTGGCGGTGCCGCTGAAGTCGAAGACCATCTTGAGGCCCGTGACATCGGCGGCCTGGATGCCGGAGCCGAGCTGGCTCGCCGGCAGCCACGATCCCGCGGGGCACGACTGGCCCGGCGTGATGTCGGCGGCGCACGGCTTCGCCGCGGTCGTGACGAACCACGACATGGTCGCCCCGGCCGCATCCACCGACGGG is drawn from Leifsonia shinshuensis and contains these coding sequences:
- a CDS encoding sigma-70 family RNA polymerase sigma factor, with the translated sequence MTGPEQTAPAPSDTELVDAARHGDSDAFAELWRRHSSAGRTVARSFSTEDAEDVVAEAYARVLSAVRSGGGPRTGFRPYLFTTIRNVAAAWGGSRVDVPIDDAATIEDPTSTEAAGLEALDRSLTARAFRSLPERWQEVLWYTEVERMAPASVAPLLGLTPNGTAALAYRAREGLRQAWIQAHIAESPAGSDCRWTTERLGAHSRGGLGKRETARVERHLTDCTRCTIVAAEAREVGSRLALILLPLLLGVSGAAAYTAAVRRGAAAAASALGATVAAAGPGTPVPVRPGRVRLGRRGSSRGSGVGSGAVGGVILAVAGVVVAAGVAGAVVLGPQLLGSPAREGTANAADSAPASTNPGRTAPPAAAPPAATPPPAAAAPGAAVAPADPDDAGGGANAEPSPATVPVTASVPAPSPAPTTSSPTRPPVPSEPVVPSTPPQTPIAPPVILSADTGTGDTAGLLAPVLTGTAEPGATVAILDHGAPLATTTADADGAWTSPELLLVSADYALSAQQTTADGKTSEPCAPLSGTVSAPSITASGAPGTVSLTVAGIPGASVQVWADRRPSSYTLTLDAAGEAAQVYGWTAGDHRIGAVYLFGARRGILADVPVTLP